A section of the Prionailurus bengalensis isolate Pbe53 chromosome C2, Fcat_Pben_1.1_paternal_pri, whole genome shotgun sequence genome encodes:
- the ZBED2 gene encoding zinc finger BED domain-containing protein 2, with the protein MRREEEEEEGTRMKAKGDLEMKEEEAISEKGEPVGPFASAMPTSLPHNKGSRFSEVWEYFHLAPVRAGHHPNQYATCRLCGRQVSRGPGVNVGTTALWKHLKSMHREELEKTGHGQVGQRKDSRSQGPQLPMGIEGEWARLLEQLGTLALWASQREKEVLRRERAVEWRERAVERRERALEEVERAILEMKWKVRAEKEACRREQEQPAAAHPFHFV; encoded by the coding sequence ATGAGgcgggaagaggaggaagaggagggaaccAGGATGAAGGCAAAAGGAGACCTTGAgatgaaggaggaagaggcaaTCAGTGAGAAGGGAGAACCGGTTGGCCCTTTCGCGAGCGCCATGCCCACCTCTCTGCCACACAACAAGGGGTCCCGGTTTTCCGAGGTTTGGGAATATTTCCACCTGGCCCCTGTTCGTGCTGGCCACCACCCCAACCAATATGCCACCTGCCGCCTGTGTGGCAGGCAGGTGAGCCGCGGCCCGGGGGTTAACGTGGGCACCACAGCCTTGTGGAAACATCTGAAGAGCATGCATAGAGAGGAGCTGGAGAAGACTGGCCATGGTCAGGTGGGGCAGCGCAAGGACTCCAGGTCCCAGGGGCCCCAGCTCCCCATGGGTATTGAGGGCGAATGGGCCCGGCTCCTGGAGCAGCTGGGGACCCTGGCTTTGTGGGCCAGCCAAAGGGAAAAGGAGGTGCTTaggagggagagggcagtggAATGGCGGGAGAGAGCCGTGGAAAGGAGAGAGCGAGCCCTGGAGGAGGTAGAAAGGGCCATCCTGGAGATGAAGTGGAAGGTGAGAGCTGAGAAGGAAGCCTGTCGGAGGGAGCAAGAGCAGCCTGCAGCAGCTcatcctttccattttgtttaa